In a single window of the Candidatus Latescibacterota bacterium genome:
- a CDS encoding PDZ domain-containing protein: protein MRFFFSKALLLFVIAVVAMTVAGQAECKEARLLRYPHIMGDRAVFVYAGDIWTVSVDGGQARRVTSFPEGLEVFPKISPDGKWIAFSGEYSGSRQVYVVPYEGGVPKRLTYYPDVGNMPPRGGYDYMVLDWTPDSKHILVRGNRTPFGRRVGKYYLIDPMKPGIEKELQIPEGGPATFSPDGKKLAYNIKSREFRTWKRYNAGRAQDVFLYDLEKNEVERIAAYEGTDNFPMWIGDGVYFASDRDEIRKLNLYRYDIPTKGLKKVTDFKEYDVLFPSRGGSRVIFENGGYLYWLEDGQTAAVKIEVTLGSDKPFVRPVYKNVQRYINSFTVSPSGKRAAFEARGEVWTIPAEHGVTRNLSRTPVIREREVEWSPDGKWIAYLSEESGEYEIWIRPQDGSGEAKQLTKGTDSWINGIVWSPDSKRIAFSDRKNRLWYVDIDGGSRKKADESEINAIRSYNFSPDGNWLCYSKSDENWLTSIWVYSLEKKKAMRMTGDFTNESEPVFSKDSKYIYFVSSRDFIYPEKEFKDRVYIATLSPDIPNPIAPLNDEEEIKTEDEDKDEKDKDKDEKKDDMKILAEGFEGRALGLSHSSGNYYGLTAVEGGLLFIERDDAGTTTLKKFDLATREFKDIMSDLRSYQVAAGGKKFIYSIGGGNYGIADLMPGQQSSKGRLDFSQMEMRIDPPSEWKQIYHDAWRIMRDWFYDPNMHEVDWKKMHDRYAVMLPYVAHRGDLDYLLGELVGELNAGHCYVNTGDMPRADRVRTGLLGCRFEADGDHYRISKIFKGANWHENERSPLTEPGLNVEEGMYLLEIDGNAVTTAESPYVYLENKVNIPVILKINDKPTGKGAREITVRPISSELSLMYMDWVEENRKLVDKLSDGRIGYMHVPNTWYDGYRSFLSSWQPLINKEALVIDERYNGGGHSPYEMVQMMGEKVYSYWARRSGKMNSTPFSVNDGPKALLINGLSSSGGDAFPFYFRKAGLGPLIGEKTWGGLIGYGFSPAFIDGGRFAVPGFSFINDKGEWDVEALGVDPDIYVWDDPTLIQAGREPMIEKAVEYLLEELRKNPRKKVEQPPYIDRSN, encoded by the coding sequence ATGCGCTTTTTCTTTTCAAAAGCACTCCTGCTGTTTGTAATCGCGGTGGTCGCGATGACGGTAGCGGGACAGGCTGAGTGCAAAGAGGCAAGATTGCTGCGTTACCCCCATATAATGGGTGACCGGGCTGTCTTCGTTTACGCGGGGGATATCTGGACCGTTTCCGTCGATGGCGGACAGGCCAGGAGGGTGACCTCGTTCCCTGAGGGACTTGAAGTATTTCCGAAAATATCACCAGATGGGAAATGGATCGCCTTTTCCGGAGAATATTCCGGCTCGAGGCAGGTCTATGTAGTCCCTTACGAAGGTGGAGTGCCGAAAAGACTTACCTATTATCCCGATGTAGGCAATATGCCTCCCCGCGGAGGGTATGACTATATGGTCCTGGACTGGACTCCAGACAGCAAACATATACTCGTCAGGGGCAACAGGACTCCATTCGGCAGGAGAGTCGGAAAGTATTACCTGATAGATCCGATGAAACCGGGGATAGAGAAGGAACTGCAGATACCCGAGGGTGGTCCCGCTACCTTTTCACCCGATGGAAAGAAGCTGGCCTACAATATCAAGTCGCGCGAGTTCCGTACCTGGAAAAGGTACAATGCAGGCAGGGCCCAGGACGTATTTCTTTATGACCTTGAGAAGAACGAAGTCGAGAGGATAGCCGCCTACGAGGGGACAGATAACTTTCCGATGTGGATCGGTGACGGTGTCTATTTCGCCTCCGACCGCGACGAGATAAGAAAACTGAATCTCTATAGATATGATATCCCGACAAAAGGGTTAAAGAAAGTCACCGACTTCAAGGAGTACGATGTACTGTTCCCCAGCAGGGGTGGCAGCAGGGTCATATTCGAAAATGGTGGATATCTATACTGGTTGGAGGATGGGCAGACTGCGGCAGTGAAGATCGAAGTCACTCTCGGCAGCGACAAGCCGTTCGTCAGGCCGGTGTACAAGAATGTGCAGCGCTATATCAATTCATTTACCGTATCCCCTTCAGGAAAGAGGGCCGCGTTTGAGGCCAGGGGCGAAGTATGGACCATTCCGGCGGAGCATGGAGTGACGAGAAACCTCTCTCGCACGCCTGTTATCAGGGAACGTGAAGTTGAATGGTCTCCCGATGGGAAATGGATCGCCTACCTGTCAGAGGAAAGCGGTGAGTATGAGATCTGGATCCGTCCACAGGACGGTTCGGGTGAGGCAAAGCAGCTGACAAAGGGCACCGATTCCTGGATAAACGGGATAGTCTGGTCACCTGACAGCAAGAGGATAGCCTTCAGTGACAGAAAGAACAGGCTCTGGTACGTTGATATCGACGGCGGAAGCAGAAAAAAGGCCGATGAATCGGAGATAAATGCGATCAGAAGCTACAATTTCTCTCCCGACGGAAACTGGCTCTGTTATTCGAAGTCTGACGAGAACTGGTTGACCTCGATCTGGGTCTACTCATTGGAGAAAAAGAAAGCGATGAGAATGACAGGGGACTTTACCAACGAATCCGAACCAGTATTCTCGAAGGACAGTAAATACATCTATTTCGTGTCGAGCAGAGATTTTATATATCCTGAAAAGGAATTTAAGGACAGAGTATACATAGCGACACTTTCTCCCGATATCCCGAATCCGATTGCTCCACTCAACGATGAAGAGGAGATAAAGACTGAAGATGAGGATAAGGACGAGAAGGACAAGGATAAGGACGAGAAAAAAGACGATATGAAAATCCTGGCCGAAGGGTTCGAAGGAAGGGCGCTAGGGCTGTCCCATTCTTCGGGAAATTATTATGGCCTGACAGCTGTCGAGGGCGGACTTCTCTTTATCGAGAGGGACGATGCCGGAACGACCACTCTCAAGAAATTCGATCTGGCAACGAGAGAATTCAAGGATATCATGTCGGATCTCCGATCTTACCAGGTCGCAGCCGGAGGAAAGAAATTCATCTACAGTATCGGCGGAGGCAATTATGGCATCGCCGACTTGATGCCCGGACAGCAGAGTAGCAAGGGCAGGCTCGATTTCAGCCAGATGGAGATGAGGATCGATCCACCCTCCGAATGGAAGCAGATATATCATGACGCATGGAGGATCATGCGTGACTGGTTCTACGATCCGAATATGCACGAGGTCGACTGGAAGAAGATGCACGACAGGTATGCCGTCATGCTTCCGTATGTCGCGCATAGAGGAGATCTTGATTATCTGCTCGGCGAACTGGTCGGCGAGTTGAATGCCGGTCACTGCTATGTCAATACTGGTGATATGCCCAGAGCCGACAGGGTGCGGACCGGACTTCTCGGATGCAGGTTTGAGGCTGACGGAGACCACTACAGGATCTCGAAGATATTCAAGGGCGCGAACTGGCATGAAAACGAACGTTCACCGCTCACCGAGCCAGGGTTGAATGTCGAGGAAGGCATGTACCTGCTCGAGATCGACGGCAATGCTGTTACCACAGCTGAGAGTCCTTACGTATATCTTGAGAACAAGGTCAACATTCCTGTTATTCTCAAGATCAACGATAAACCGACAGGAAAGGGTGCGAGAGAGATAACGGTGAGGCCGATCAGCTCGGAGCTTTCCCTGATGTATATGGACTGGGTGGAAGAAAACAGAAAGCTTGTCGACAAGCTTTCCGACGGCAGGATAGGTTATATGCATGTACCAAACACCTGGTACGATGGGTACAGGTCTTTTCTGTCGTCCTGGCAGCCTCTTATCAACAAGGAAGCTCTCGTTATCGATGAGCGGTACAACGGTGGGGGCCATTCGCCATACGAGATGGTCCAGATGATGGGTGAGAAAGTATACAGTTACTGGGCCAGGCGAAGCGGCAAGATGAATTCGACACCCTTCTCTGTGAATGACGGGCCAAAAGCTCTGTTGATCAATGGCCTGTCATCGTCCGGCGGAGATGCTTTCCCGTTCTACTTCAGGAAAGCTGGCCTTGGTCCCCTGATCGGGGAAAAGACTTGGGGTGGACTGATCGGATACGGTTTCTCGCCGGCTTTCATCGATGGCGGAAGGTTTGCCGTTCCCGGATTCTCCTTTATTAATGACAAGGGAGAATGGGATGTCGAAGCGCTTGGAGTCGATCCCGATATCTACGTATGGGACGATCCAACGTTGATACAGGCAGGTCGTGAACCTATGATCGAGAAAGCAGTGGAATATCTTCTTGAGGAACTCAGGAAGAATCCAAGAAAGAAGGTCGAGCAGCCTCCATATATCGACAGAAGTAATTAA